Proteins encoded together in one Desulfovibrio sp. UCD-KL4C window:
- a CDS encoding exodeoxyribonuclease III, with product MKIYSWNVNGYRAVIKKNFTEWFQQSDADVVMLQETKAHPDQIPDTHRDFEGYESFWNWSKGKKGYSGTVCFSRTPALSHSYGLPDETYQGEGRVILTEYEQFYLFNIYYPNGQMNDERLKYKLGFYDCFLEYAQELRKKKPIVVGGDFNTAHKEIDLKNPKANSERSGFLPIEREWLDKFIKHGYIDTFRMFEPEGGNYSWWSYRFNARKNNAGWRIDYFFVSEELKDHVKKAWIEQDILGSDHCPIGIELIF from the coding sequence ATGAAAATATACTCTTGGAACGTCAATGGATACCGAGCTGTAATAAAAAAAAATTTCACAGAGTGGTTTCAGCAGAGCGATGCAGATGTCGTAATGCTTCAGGAAACCAAAGCCCACCCGGATCAGATACCTGACACTCATCGCGATTTTGAAGGGTATGAATCATTCTGGAACTGGTCCAAAGGTAAAAAAGGGTACTCCGGCACAGTTTGTTTTTCACGCACACCAGCCCTTTCCCACTCTTACGGCCTACCGGATGAAACATATCAGGGAGAAGGCCGCGTAATTCTTACTGAATACGAACAATTCTATTTATTCAACATTTACTACCCTAACGGGCAAATGAATGACGAACGCCTTAAATATAAATTAGGTTTCTATGATTGCTTCCTTGAATATGCACAGGAACTGCGCAAAAAAAAACCAATTGTTGTCGGCGGAGATTTTAACACTGCGCATAAAGAGATCGACCTCAAAAATCCCAAAGCTAATTCTGAGAGGTCAGGGTTTTTACCTATTGAACGAGAGTGGTTGGATAAATTTATTAAGCATGGATATATTGATACCTTTAGAATGTTTGAGCCTGAAGGCGGGAACTATTCATGGTGGAGTTACCGCTTTAATGCCCGAAAAAACAACGCAGGGTGGAGAATTGACTATTTCTTCGTCTCGGAAGAACTCAAAGATCATGTAAAAAAAGCTTGGATTGAACAGGATATTTTAGGATCAGACCATTGTCCGATCGGAATAGAACTTATTTTTTAA